In Cellulomonas wangsupingiae, the genomic window AGGTCCGGCAGGTCGTACGCGCGGCGGTCGGGCTGGCAGAGGTACGCCGCCAGCTCGGTGTCGAAGCGGACCCCGCGCAGCGCCACGCCGCGGCCCTCGAGGGCGTGCCACGCCTCCTTGGCGGCGTGCACCGACTTGGCACGCGCGTCGTCGGCGAGCCACGCGGCGAGCGCGGCGTCGTCGGCCGGCTCGATCGCGGTGAGGTCGTACGCCACGGCCTGACCCGCGGCGTCCGCGATCGCGACGCCCCAGGCGTCGCCGCGCGCCGGAGCGCCCGTGCCGCGCACGTCCAGGCCCAGCAGCTCCCCCGCCCGGGCGTCGAGCCAGGCCGCGAGGCCCCCGACCCCGGTCTCGACCAGGTCGAGGGCCGCGGCCGTCGCCACCCGCTCGTCGCGGCTCTCGTCGGGCAGCATGGCGAACAGCCGGTCGCGCAGCGTGCGGAACTCCAGGCCGTCGAGCATCTCGTGCAGCGCCGCCCGGTCCCACGGGCGGACCGCGAGGTCCTCCGGGCCCACCGGCAGCTCGAGGTCGTCCAGGAGCCGGTTCAGCTCCCGGTTGAGCGCGACCTGCGCGAGGTTGGCGCGCAGCGACTCCCCCGCCTTGCCCGTGATCCGCTCGGCGTTCTCCAGGACCCCGGCCAGGCCGTCGTACTGCCCGATCCACTTGGCCGCGGTCTTCGGTCCCACGCCGGGCACACCCGGCAGGTTGTCGCTCGTCTCGCCGACGAGCGCCGCCAGGTCGGGGTACCGCTGCGGCGGCAGGCCGTACTTCGCCTCGACGGCGTCGGGCGTCATGCGGGACATCTCCGAGACCCCACGCACGGGGTACAGCACGGTGACCGTCGGCCCCACCAGCTGGAAGGTGTCCCGGTCCCCGGAGCAGATGAGGACCTCCATGCCCTGGTCACGGGCCTGGGCCGTGAGGGTGGCGAGGATGTCGTCGGCCTCGAAGCCCGGCTTGTCGAGCACCTGGACGTGCATCGTGGCGAGCAGGTCCTTGATGATGTCGACCTGGCCACGGAACGGCTCGGGCGTGGCCGCGCGGTTGCCCTTGTACGACTCGAGGCGCTCGGTGCGGAACGTGGTGCGGCCGGCGTCGAAGGCGACCGCCACGTGGGTCGGCTCCTCGTCGCGCAGCAGGTTGGCGAGCATCGACGTGAACCCGAAGACCGCGTTCGTCGGCTGCCCCGTCGACGTCGCGAAGTTCTCCACCGGCAGGGCGTAGAACGCGCGGTAGGCCATCGAGTGGCCGTCGATGAGGAGCAGTCGGGGGGGCGTCGCTGGCTGGTCGGCACTCACGGGTGCCAACCTATCTGCCATGTCCGACAACCCCTTCGCCGTCCCGCCGACCGACGGCACCCTGCTGCGCCGCATGGGCATCGAGATCAGGCACGTGGACGCCGACGGCGCCACGGGCACCATGCCGGTGGAGGGCAACACCCAGCCGTACGGCCTGCTGCACGGTGGCGCCTCCGCCGTGCTCGCCGAGACGCTGGGCTCGCTCGCGGCGATGGCGCACGCCGGGAGCGGTCGCGCGGCGGTGGGCATCGAGCTCAACGCCACGCACCACCGGTCGGCACGCGCGGGCACCGTCGCGGGGACGGCGCGCGCCCTGCACCGCGGTCGGTCGCTCGCGACCTACGAGGTGGTGGTCGAGGACGAGGACGGCCGGCGGCTGTGCACCGCACGACTCACCTGCATGCTCATCGACGCCCCGGCGTGACGCACGACCGCCTCGTCGTCACCCGCGGCGGCACGGGCACGCGCCCGTCGCCGCCGGGCGATGAGGTCCTCGAGCCCTCGCGGGTTCGTGCGACGGCCCGGCGCCGGCGCGTCCCCGGCGAGACGCCGGTGCAGCGCCGTCGTGCTGACGACGCGGTGCGCCGCCGCGGGGGCGAACCCCAGCCTGGCCAGGAACCGCTGCATGCCCCGGGATCCCGGCAGCGGCGCCGCGTAGACGTCGGTCGCGCCCGCCGCCTCGGCCACCTCGGCGGCGGCGTGCAGCATCGCGTGCCCGAGGCCGCGTCGGCGCGACCCGGGGCGGACGAAGACGGCGTCGAGGCTCAGGACGACCTCGTCCGACAGCAGCCCGGGACCCATCAGCCGGCACAGCGCGAGGCCCGCCGGCTCACCGTCGCAGGTCGCGACCAGGACGACACCGTCGTCCATCGACCCGAGGACGGACAGCTGGGCGCGCAGGCGCTCCCTGTCGTCCGAGCAGAGCTGGCGGCCGACGCCGGACTCGGCGCGCGCCTCCAGGCACAGGTCGACGAGATCCTCGAGGTCCGACGACGTCGCGTGTCGGACGTGCACACCTGGCCGCACTGTGGGCCTCCCGGGACGAGTCGAAACCTACCGGCGCTCGACTCCCCCGGACCGCGCGCCCTGCCTCCGATCATGGACCAGGCTCCCGGCTCCTGCCTAGTCCGCGCACCGCCACGTCCCGGTGAACCCCGGAGCAACCGTGCGTTACGGGCATGATGGGCCACCGGATCCGCTACCGATCGGTAGCAGACCCTCGCGCAGACGTAATGAACAGGACACAATCCCTCCCTATCGTCTGCTGACCGTGGGCGAGAGCCCCATCACATCCGACGTGCGGCGCCGCGGCGTCCGTGCCCAGCCTGGACGGAGGTCTGACGTGCGAGCAGTCGCGTGCCGGGACCGTTCCGTCGCCGTGCGACGCGGAGGTGCCGGGATGCTGCTGGCTCTCCTGGCCACCCTGTCGACGCTCGTCGTCGCAGGCCCGGCGCACGCGGCGACCACCCCCTGCAGCCCGGACGACGTCACGGCGTGCCTCAACGTGACGGTGAGCGTGCCGGGCACCGGCCCGGCGCCCGGTGTCGCGCTCACGGTCGAGGGCGAGGGTGACCCCGTGACGGCGACCACGGACGACGCCGGAAAGGTGTCGGTGCCGCTCACGACGGCGGGTGACTACACGGTCACCGTGGACGAGAGCACGCTGCCCGCCGGCACGGTGCTCAAGGACCCCGCGGCGAACCCCGTGACCGTCGGCGTCGTGCTCGGCCGCTCGGTCGGGCGCATCGTCCAGGCCGTGCCGCCCGCCGAGGCCGGCGCGCCGGCCGACACGCCCAGCGACGGTGGTGCCACGTCGACGGCACCCGACGACGACGCCACCTCCGGGGCCGACACCGAGGCCGGGGCCGAGGCGGAGGAGAGCGCCGAGGCGTCCGCCCGGCCGGGTACCAACCGCTACGCCCAGCTCGTCCTGGCCGGCACGGTGTTCGGGCTGCTGCTCGCCCTCGCCGCACTCGGCGCCAACCTCATCTACGGCACGACCGGGCTGTCGAACTTCGCGCACGGCGAGCTGGTGACCCTCGGCGGCATGACGGCGTTCCTCGCCGTGCAGCAGTGGCACCTGCCGCTGTGGCTGGCCATCGTCGTGGCGACCGCCGTGGGCGCGGCCGTCGGCTGGGTCCTCGACCGTTTCCTGTTCGGCCCGCTGCGTCGCCGCGGCGTCGGCAACACGCAGCAGATGATCGTGACCATCGGGCTCTCGCTGGCGATGCTGTCGACGTTCCTGTTCTTCTTCAGCGCCCAGCCCAAGCCGATCGTGTCCGGCATCTCCCAGCGCATGCAGATCGGTCCCGTGCAGATCTCGGGACAGTCGCTGATCTCGGTCGGCATCGCGGTCGTCGTCCTGGGCGCCGTGGCGTTCGTCCTGTCCCGTACGCGCACAGGTCGCGCGACGCGGGCCGTGTCCGACAACCCCGCGCTCGCGGCCGCCACCGGCATCAACGTCGAGTCCGTGATCAACCGCGTCTGGGTGGTGTCCGCCGCGCTGGCGGCCCTCGGCGGGGTGCTGCTGTCGCTCTACCTCAACACGGCGCGGTTCAACTTCGGCTCGACCCTCCTGCTGCTGATGTTCGCGGCCATCACCCTGGGCGGTCTGGGCTCACCGCTCGGCGCGGTGCTGGGCGCGCTCGTCATCGGACTGGTGGTCGAGCTGTCGACGATCTTCCTGCCGAACGACATGCGCTACGCGAGCGCGCTCGTCATCCTCATCCTCGTCCTGCTGGTGCGGCCGCAGGGCATCCTCGGGCGCGCCGAGCGCATCGGCTAGCGGGAGATCGCCATGGACTTCGCACAGCTCGGCACCAACGTCCTCACCGAGATGCTCGGCCCCACCGCGATCGCGTACGCGCTCGCGGCGATCGGCCTGAACATCCACTTCGGGCTGACCGGCCTGATCAACATGGGTCAGGCCGGCTTCATGCTGCTGGGCGCCTACGGCTTCGCCATCGCGACGATCCAGGGTGCCCCCGTGTGGCTCGCCTTCCTCGTCGCCGTGGCCGCAGCCGTCGTCTTCGCGCTGCTCCTGGGCCTGCCCACCCTCAAGCTGCGGGGCGACTACCTCGCGATCGTCACCATCGCGGCTGCCGAGATCGTGCGCATGATCGGCCGGTCGACCGCGCTCACGGACGTGACGGGCGGCGCCGAGGGCCTGACGGGCAGCTCGTTCAAGTCCACCTTCCAGGACGCCTCGCCGTTCCCCGACGACCGGTGGACGCTCGGCCCGATCACCCTGGCCACCAACGCCTCGAACTCGTGGTGGCTGCGGATCGTCGGCTGGACCCTCGTGCTCCTTGCGTGCCTGCTGGTCTGGCGGCTCATGCGCAGCCCGTGGGGCCGCGTGCTCAAGGGCATCCGGGAGGACGAGGACGCGGTGCGCGCCCTCGGCAAGAACGTCTACGGCTACAAGCTGCAGGCCCTCGTCCTCGGTGGCGTGTTCGGCGCCCTCGGCGGCGTGATCTTCGTGCTCGCGAGCTCGGTGCAGGCCGACTCCCTCGGGCGACCCGTGACGTTCAACACCTGGACCATCCTGCTGCTGGGCGGCGCCGCGACGGTCCTGGGACCGGTCCTCGGGTCACTGATCTTCTGGGCGGCCCTCGTGCTCGTCCGCGGTGTCCTGCGCGGCGTGGTCGGGGACGCCCTGTCCGTGCCGCAGATCGAGCAGATCGGGTGGGTGCTGGTCGGCGTCACCCTGATGGCGCTCATCGTCTTCCGCCCCCAGGGCGTCCTGGGTGACAAGAAGGAGCTGGCGATCAATGCCCGTTGAGGACGCCGTCGAGCAGGCCAGGGCCGACCTGGCGCAGGTCCCCCGCGTCCCCGGTGCGCCGAAGCCGGACGCACTGCTGGTCGCGGACCACGTGCGCCGCAGCTTCGGCGGCGTCAACGCGGTCGACGTGGAGCACCTGGAGGTGCAGCGGAACGTCATCACGGCGCTCATCGGCCCCAACGGCGCCGGCAAGACGACGTTGTTCAACCTCATGACCGGGTTCGACAAGCCGGACACCGGGCACTGGACCTTCGACGGGACGTCGCTGGCCGGCGTCGCGGCGTCGCGGGTCGCCAAGACCGGCATGGTGCGGACCTTCCAGCTCACCAAGGCGCTCGCCCGCATGACGGTGCTCGACAACATGCGCCTGGGCGCGCGCGACCAGCCCGGGGAACGCCTGTTCGCGGCACTCGTCAAGCCGCTGTGGGCACCGCGCGAGCGCGAGATCACGGACAAGGCGCTGACCCTGCTCGAGCGGTTCAAGCTCGACACCAAGAAGGACGACTTCGCGGGCTCCTTGTCCGGCGGGCAGCGCAAGCTGCTGGAGATGGCCCGCGCCCTGATGTCCGACCCGCGTCTGGTGATGCTCGACGAGCCCATGGCCGGGGTCAACCCGGCGCTGACGCAGTCGCTCCTCGGCCACATCACCGAGCTGCGCGACACGGGGACCACCGTGCTGTTCGTCGAGCACGACATGCACATGGTCCGGCACATCTCCGACTGGGTCGTGGTGATGGCGCAGGGCGAGGTCGTCGCGGAGGGCCCGCCGTCGGAGGTGATGGCCGACCAGGCCGTCATCGACGCGTACCTCGGCGCCCACCACGACATGGACCTGGGCGACGACGCCCTGCTCGACGAGGGCAGCGTGATCGACGCGGAGGCAGAGGCCGAGATCGCGACGTCCGAGGAGAAGGCACCGTGACCGAGACCGACGCCCCCGCGCTGCACCGCGGCGCCCCGCAGGGTGAGCCGCTCCTCCACGCCGACCGGCTGGTCGCCGGGTACGTACCGGGCGTGAACATCCTCAACGAGTGCTCGCTCGTGCTGCACCCCGGCGAGCTCGTCGGCATCATCGGGCCCAACGGTGCCGGCAAGTCGACCCTGCTCAAGGCGCTGTTCGGCCTCGTCGGGATCCGCGGCGGCAACCTCACGCTGCACGGCGACGACATCACGAACCTGCGCGCCGACGCGCTGGTGGGACGCGGGCTGGGGTTCGTCCCGCAGACGAACAACGTCTTCCCGAGCCTGACCATCGAGGAGAACCTGCAGATGGGCGTCTACCAGACGCCGAAGAGGTTCTCCGAGCGGCTCGAGGTCGTCCTCGCGCTGTTCCCCGAGCTGGTCGGGCGTCGCAAGCAGCGCGCCGGCGCGCTGTCGGGCGGGGAGCGGCAGATGGTCGCCATGGCGCGCGCGCTCATGCCCGAGCCGTCGGTGCTGCTGCTCGACGAGCCGTCGGCCGGGCTGTCCCCCGTCCGCCAGGACGAGGCGTTCCTGCGCACCCGCCGGATCAACAAGGCCGGCGTCTCGGTCGTCATCGTGGAGCAGAACGCCCGGCGTGCGCTGCAGATCTGCGACCGGGCCTACGTCCTCGACCAGGGGCGGAACGCGTACTCCGGACCGGGTCGCGAGCTGATGAAC contains:
- a CDS encoding GNAT family N-acetyltransferase — encoded protein: MHVRHATSSDLEDLVDLCLEARAESGVGRQLCSDDRERLRAQLSVLGSMDDGVVLVATCDGEPAGLALCRLMGPGLLSDEVVLSLDAVFVRPGSRRRGLGHAMLHAAAEVAEAAGATDVYAAPLPGSRGMQRFLARLGFAPAAAHRVVSTTALHRRLAGDAPAPGRRTNPRGLEDLIARRRRARARAAAGDDEAVVRHAGASMSMQVSRAVHSRRPSSSSTTTS
- a CDS encoding ABC transporter ATP-binding protein is translated as MPVEDAVEQARADLAQVPRVPGAPKPDALLVADHVRRSFGGVNAVDVEHLEVQRNVITALIGPNGAGKTTLFNLMTGFDKPDTGHWTFDGTSLAGVAASRVAKTGMVRTFQLTKALARMTVLDNMRLGARDQPGERLFAALVKPLWAPREREITDKALTLLERFKLDTKKDDFAGSLSGGQRKLLEMARALMSDPRLVMLDEPMAGVNPALTQSLLGHITELRDTGTTVLFVEHDMHMVRHISDWVVVMAQGEVVAEGPPSEVMADQAVIDAYLGAHHDMDLGDDALLDEGSVIDAEAEAEIATSEEKAP
- a CDS encoding ABC transporter ATP-binding protein, with the protein product MTETDAPALHRGAPQGEPLLHADRLVAGYVPGVNILNECSLVLHPGELVGIIGPNGAGKSTLLKALFGLVGIRGGNLTLHGDDITNLRADALVGRGLGFVPQTNNVFPSLTIEENLQMGVYQTPKRFSERLEVVLALFPELVGRRKQRAGALSGGERQMVAMARALMPEPSVLLLDEPSAGLSPVRQDEAFLRTRRINKAGVSVVIVEQNARRALQICDRAYVLDQGRNAYSGPGRELMNDPKVVELYLGTLATDVDAARAAEQDRAEPTA
- a CDS encoding PaaI family thioesterase — translated: MSDNPFAVPPTDGTLLRRMGIEIRHVDADGATGTMPVEGNTQPYGLLHGGASAVLAETLGSLAAMAHAGSGRAAVGIELNATHHRSARAGTVAGTARALHRGRSLATYEVVVEDEDGRRLCTARLTCMLIDAPA
- a CDS encoding branched-chain amino acid ABC transporter permease; this encodes MLLALLATLSTLVVAGPAHAATTPCSPDDVTACLNVTVSVPGTGPAPGVALTVEGEGDPVTATTDDAGKVSVPLTTAGDYTVTVDESTLPAGTVLKDPAANPVTVGVVLGRSVGRIVQAVPPAEAGAPADTPSDGGATSTAPDDDATSGADTEAGAEAEESAEASARPGTNRYAQLVLAGTVFGLLLALAALGANLIYGTTGLSNFAHGELVTLGGMTAFLAVQQWHLPLWLAIVVATAVGAAVGWVLDRFLFGPLRRRGVGNTQQMIVTIGLSLAMLSTFLFFFSAQPKPIVSGISQRMQIGPVQISGQSLISVGIAVVVLGAVAFVLSRTRTGRATRAVSDNPALAAATGINVESVINRVWVVSAALAALGGVLLSLYLNTARFNFGSTLLLLMFAAITLGGLGSPLGAVLGALVIGLVVELSTIFLPNDMRYASALVILILVLLVRPQGILGRAERIG
- a CDS encoding branched-chain amino acid ABC transporter permease, with amino-acid sequence MDFAQLGTNVLTEMLGPTAIAYALAAIGLNIHFGLTGLINMGQAGFMLLGAYGFAIATIQGAPVWLAFLVAVAAAVVFALLLGLPTLKLRGDYLAIVTIAAAEIVRMIGRSTALTDVTGGAEGLTGSSFKSTFQDASPFPDDRWTLGPITLATNASNSWWLRIVGWTLVLLACLLVWRLMRSPWGRVLKGIREDEDAVRALGKNVYGYKLQALVLGGVFGALGGVIFVLASSVQADSLGRPVTFNTWTILLLGGAATVLGPVLGSLIFWAALVLVRGVLRGVVGDALSVPQIEQIGWVLVGVTLMALIVFRPQGVLGDKKELAINAR